Proteins from a single region of Coregonus clupeaformis isolate EN_2021a chromosome 19, ASM2061545v1, whole genome shotgun sequence:
- the ambra1b gene encoding activating molecule in BECN1-regulated autophagy protein 1B isoform X1, with product MASRHQRNSVRILSSRERGSQAFGSKRLLQQLVEEKVRWMKWQSQKVELPDSPRSTFLLAFSPDRTLMASTHVNHNIYITEVKTGKCLHSLVGHRRTPWCVTFHPTIPGLVASGCLDGEVRIWDLHGGSESWFTESNVAIASLAFHPTAQLLLIATNNELHFWDWSRPEPFAVVKTGSETERVRLVRFDPLGHNLLTATVNPSNQQNDDDSEVPMDSVEMPHFRQRSFLPSQPVRRTPILHNFLHILSSRSSGADASRPGGEVSGVPPSMPLGQYPASQDRGLPFPGCTQHLGMVCLCSRCTANRSPSLGEGTSSRPVVLPEHPQPAPHASTFSSAHTEPRQPSEPSGAQQRPSAFTTVYYSAGSSLHRAVPTAHMASPPLSQQPPPPPPTSHQPPSRPLPGPDWTRSLLNMRGSESRAGGSEGGVSGGGGVEGGMLPPRTSSSSVSLLSVLRQQDGSSQSPVYTFPPQPSSEPGSGPVANQRGGGGGAGTSSGHHPFWDGTRSNPTSFRNVLQCNLSRYFMEFDRMQDLESPLGGVGGGEGSQEQTQELLNNNMDPERPGPSSSHYQPQPPPPTTAENNPPPSNAAHSSRGHLNRCRACHNLLTFNHDSQRWERTSPASSTSAVATQEGSSSPWQQPPSPAYEETHVSPRRREPQPQPPERERRITQPPEPSERQPSPGPHGAAMPFPTIASSTAQPGEQTVGLVYNQETGQWERVYRQAASSHSAVADAPPEALSQEMPVDNPDEDSLRRRLLESSLLSLSRYDMGGSRDHPIYPDPARLSPAAYYAQRMIQYLSRRDSIRQRSLRYQQNRLRTLSSSSDSPAGNPSAAMENSDVDFEELDDNGDRTRHRTPRNARMSAPSLGRFVPRRFLLPEYLPYAGIFHERGQPGLATHSSVNRVLAGASIGDGQSAVASNIANTTYRLQWWDFTKFDLPEISNASVNVLVPNCKIYNDASCDISADGQLLAVFIPSSQRGFPDEGILAVYSLAPHNLGEVLYTKRFGPNAISVSLSPMGCYVMVGLASRRILLHPSTDHMVAQVFRLQQPHGGETSIRMVFNVVYPMAPDQRRHVSINSARWLPDPGMGLAYGTNKGDLVICRPVFYRSDGESPADASAEPIFTVNNSGGGTSRTRSTDRPGAPSRSSWRLDRDMGLMNAIGLQPRHPAPSVTSQGTQTPIVQLQNAETQTERDLPRPSTSHAAAYVEVQELPSTSRETKGSLEQPQTSQIEDSALGDASTEAGTSTANTGEAPEYAPGEDALARIRRLIAEGGMTAVVQREQSTTMASMGGFGNNIIVSHRIHRGSQTGAGAVAGRPSSSDPVLAVSTASPSACPINSLRLSLEHPPAPSEPHPGPVWGLPSLSQPQPPGLASEGEGASLSVAMDIDDVFEGAGRLDDSEPGPSSSLLFSSSSSSSSRGSYHSSTGRNGNNNNNGSSSRDNYPGDPYSR from the exons GGCAGTGAGAGCTGGTTCACGGAGAGCAACGTGGCCATTGCCTCGCTAGCCTTCCACCCCACTGCCCAGCTCCTCCTCATCGCAACCAATAACGAGCTCCACTTCTGGGACTGGAGCCGGCCCGAGCCCTTCGCCGTGGTCAAAACCGGCAGCGAGACTGAAAGAGTCAG GTTGGTGAGGTTTGATCCTTTGGGGCACAATCTTCTGACTGCTACTGTGAACCCCTCCAACCAGCAG AATGATGATGACTCTGAGGTCCCCATGGACAGCGTGGAGATGCCACACTTCCGCCAGCGCTCCTTCCTGCCATCCCAGCCCGTACGCCGCACGCCCATCCTCCACAACTTCCTGCACATCCTGTCGTCGCGCTCGTCGGGGGCGGATGCGTCACGCCCTGGCGGGGAGGTCAGCGGCGTGCCCCCCAGCATGCCTTTGGGGCAGTACCCAGCCTCACAGGACCGCGGACTGCCCTTCCCAGGCTGCACCCAGCACCTGGGCATGGTGTGCCTCTGCAGCCGCTGCACGGCCAACCGCAGCCCCTCTCTGGGCGAGGGGACCTCCTCCAGGCCTGTGGTCCTCCCTGAGCACCCTCAGCCGGCCCCCCACGCCTCCACCTTTTCCTCGGCCCATACGGAGCCCCGGCAGCCTTCAGAGCCCAGTGGGGCCCAACAGCGGCCCTCTGCCTTCACTACGGTTTACTACAGCGCTGGCAGCTCCCTGCACCGCGCCGTGCCTACCGCCCACATGGCCAGCCCGCCCCTGAGCCAGCAGCCTCCGCCGCCGCCACCCACCAGCCACCAACCCCCCTCCCGCCCACTGCCCGGACCCGACTGGACACGCAGCCTGCTGAATATGAGAGGCTCAGAGAGCAGGGCTGGAGGGAGTGAAGGTGGGGTGAGCGGGGGAGGTGGTGTCGAGGGCGGGATGCTGCCCCCCCGAACCAGCTCGTCCTCCGTCAGCCTGCTGTCAGTGCTCCGGCAGCAGGACGGCTCCTCCCAGTCCCCTGTCTACACCTTCCCCCCGCAGCCGAGCTCCGAACCTGGCTCTGGCCCCGTGGCCAATCagcgaggaggtggaggaggagcggGCACCAGCAGCGGGCACCACCCTTTCTGGGACGGCACGCGCAGCAACCCGACCTCGTTCCGCAACGTGCTCCAGTGCAACCTGAGCCGCTACTTCATGGAGTTCGACCGCATGCAGGACCTGGAGTCGCCGCTGGGGGGCGTCGGTGGAGGAGAGGGCAGCCAGGAGCAGACGCAGGAGCTGCTCAACAACAACATGGACCCGGAGAGACCCGGGCCATCCTCCTCCCACTATCAGCCCCAGCCGCCCCCACCAACCACAGCCGAGAACAACCCCCCTCCCTCAAATGCGGCCCACTCCTCCCGGGGCCACCTGAACCGCTGCCGGGCCTGCCACAACCTGCTCACCTTCAACCACGACTCCCAACGCTGGGAGCGCACCAGCCCAGCCTCCTCCACCTCCGCTGTCGCCACCCAGGAGGGCTCCAGCTCTCCCTGGCAGCAGCCCCCCAGCCCTGCCTATGAAGAAACCCATGTGTCACCACGGAGGCGGGAGCCCCAACCCCAGCCACCAGAGCGGGAGAGGAGGATAACCCAGCCCCCGGAGCCCAGCGAGCGGCAGCCCTCCCCAGGCCCTCATGGTGCGGCCATGCCCTTCCCCACCATCGCGTCGTCCACTGCCCAGCCCGGGGAGCAGACGGTGGGCCTGGTGTACAACCAGGAGACGGGCCAGTGGGAGCGCGTCTACCGCCAGGCCGCCTCCAGCCACTCCGCTGTTGCCGACGCACCGCCAGAGGCCTTAAGCCAAGAAATGCCTGTGGATAACCCGGACGAGGACTCTCTGAGGAG AAGGCTGTTGgagtcctccctcctctctctctcccgctacgaCATGGGAGGATCCAGAGACCACCCCATCTACCCAGACCCTGCCAG GTTGTCACCGGCTGCGTACTATGCCCAGAGAATGATCCAGTACCTGTCGAGGCGGGACAGTATCCGCCAGCGCTCGCTGCGCTACCAGCAGAACCGACTGAGGACCCTCTCCTCCTCGTCGGACAGCCCTGCCGGCAACCCCTCGGCCGCTATGGAGAACAGCGACGTGGACTTTGAGGAGCTAGA tgacaACGGAGACCGGACGAGGCACAGAACACCACGCAACGCCAGGATGTCTGCACCTTCGCTGGGGCGCTTCGTTCCTCGGCGGTTTCTTTTGCCTGAGTACCTGCCCTACGCTGGGATCTTCCACGAGAGGGGACAGCCTGGCCTGGCCACCCACTCCTCTGTCAATAGGGTCCTAGCAG GTGCCTCCATCGGGGACGGCCAGTCGGCAGTGGCCAGCAACATAGCCAACACCACTTACCGGCTGCAGTGGTGGGACTTCACCAAGTTCGACCTACCGGAGATCAGCAACG CCTCTGTGAATGTGCTGGTGCCAAACTGTAAGATCTACAACGACGCCAGCTGTGACATCTCGGCGGACGGGCAGCTCCTGGCAGTGTTCATACCCAGCAGCCAGCGGGGCTTCCCTGACGAGGGCATCCTGGCTGTGTACTCCCTGGCCCCTCACAACCTGGGGGAGGTGCTCTACACCAAAAGATTTG GTCCCAATGCCATCTCGGTGAGCCTGTCTCCCATGGGCTGCTACGTGATGGTGGGCCTGGCCTCCCGCAGGATCCTGCTGCATCCCTCCACCGACCACATGGTGGCGCAAGTGTTCCGGCTGCAGCAGCCCCATGGTGGAGAGACCTCCATcagg ATGGTGTTCAACGTGGTCTACCCCATGGCTCCAGACCAGCGGCGGCATGTCAGCATCAATTCAGCCAGATGGCTTCCAGACCCGGGGATGGGCCTGGCCTACGGGACCAACAAAGGAGACCTGGTCATCTGCAGGCCCGT GTTCTACCGTAGTGACGGAGAGAGCCCGGCCGACGCAAGCGCAGAGCCCATATTCACAGTCAACAACAGTGGTGGTGGAACCAGCAGGACCCGCAGTACAGATCGACCAGG GGCCCCCAGTCGCTCCAGCTGGAGACTTGACAGAGACATGGGTCTGATGAACGCAATTGGCCTCCAGCCCCGACACCCCGCCCCCTCTGTGACCTCACAGGGCACTCAGACGCCCATCGTCCAGCTGCAGAACGCAGAGACGCAGACAGAGCGGGACCTCCCCAGGCCCAGCACCTCCCACGCTGCTGCTTATG TAGAAGTCCAAGAGCTCCCGTCCACGAGCCGCGAGACCAAGGGGAGCCTAGAGCAGCCACAAACCAGCCAGATCGAGGACAGTGCCCTGGGAGATGCCTCAACAGAAGCCGGCACCTCCACAGCCAACACCG GCGAGGCCCCAGAGTATGCCCCAGGAGAGGACGCCCTGGCGCGGATCCGCCGGCTCATCGCAGAGGGCGGCATGACGGCAGTGGTCCAGCGGGAGCAGAGCACCACCATGGCCTCCATGGGTGGGTTTGGCAACAACATTATCGTCAGCCACCGCATCCACCGCGGCTCCCAGACAGGGGCGGGCGCCGTAGCTGGGCGGCCCAGCAGCAGTGACCCCGTTCTGGCCGTCTCTACAGCCTCCCCTTCCGCCTGCCCCATCAACTCCCTGCGTCTCAGCCTGGAGCACCCCCCTGCTCCCTCAGAGCCTCACCCAGGCCCGGTGTGGGGTCTGCCCTCCCTCTCTCAACCACAACCCCCCGGCCTAGCCTCGGAGGGTGAGGGGGCCAGTCTCTCAGTGGCCATGGACATCGACGACGTGTTTGAAGGAGCTGGCCGACTGGATGATTCTGAGCCAGGCCCCTCTTCCTCCctgctcttctcctcctcttcctcttcttcctctcgcGGCTCTTACCACTCCAGCACCGGCAGAAAcggcaacaataacaacaatggCAGTAGCAGCAGAGATAATTACCCAGGCGACCCTTACAGCAGGTAG
- the ambra1b gene encoding activating molecule in BECN1-regulated autophagy protein 1B isoform X2: MASRHQRNSVRILSSRERGSQAFGSKRLLQQLVEEKVRWMKWQSQKVELPDSPRSTFLLAFSPDRTLMASTHVNHNIYITEVKTGKCLHSLVGHRRTPWCVTFHPTIPGLVASGCLDGEVRIWDLHGGSESWFTESNVAIASLAFHPTAQLLLIATNNELHFWDWSRPEPFAVVKTGSETERVRLVRFDPLGHNLLTATVNPSNQQNDDDSEVPMDSVEMPHFRQRSFLPSQPVRRTPILHNFLHILSSRSSGADASRPGGEVSGVPPSMPLGQYPASQDRGLPFPGCTQHLGMVCLCSRCTANRSPSLGEGTSSRPVVLPEHPQPAPHASTFSSAHTEPRQPSEPSGAQQRPSAFTTVYYSAGSSLHRAVPTAHMASPPLSQQPPPPPPTSHQPPSRPLPGPDWTRSLLNMRGSESRAGGSEGGVSGGGGVEGGMLPPRTSSSSVSLLSVLRQQDGSSQSPVYTFPPQPSSEPGSGPVANQRGGGGGAGTSSGHHPFWDGTRSNPTSFRNVLQCNLSRYFMEFDRMQDLESPLGGVGGGEGSQEQTQELLNNNMDPERPGPSSSHYQPQPPPPTTAENNPPPSNAAHSSRGHLNRCRACHNLLTFNHDSQRWERTSPASSTSAVATQEGSSSPWQQPPSPAYEETHVSPRRREPQPQPPERERRITQPPEPSERQPSPGPHGAAMPFPTIASSTAQPGEQTVGLVYNQETGQWERVYRQAASSHSAVADAPPEALSQEMPVDNPDEDSLRRRLLESSLLSLSRYDMGGSRDHPIYPDPARLSPAAYYAQRMIQYLSRRDSIRQRSLRYQQNRLRTLSSSSDSPAGNPSAAMENSDVDFEELDDNGDRTRHRTPRNARMSAPSLGRFVPRRFLLPEYLPYAGIFHERGQPGLATHSSVNRVLAGASIGDGQSAVASNIANTTYRLQWWDFTKFDLPEISNASVNVLVPNCKIYNDASCDISADGQLLAVFIPSSQRGFPDEGILAVYSLAPHNLGEVLYTKRFGPNAISVSLSPMGCYVMVGLASRRILLHPSTDHMVAQVFRLQQPHGGETSIRMVFNVVYPMAPDQRRHVSINSARWLPDPGMGLAYGTNKGDLVICRPVFYRSDGESPADASAEPIFTVNNSGGGTSRTRSTDRPGAPSRSSWRLDRDMGLMNAIGLQPRHPAPSVTSQGTQTPIVQLQNAETQTERDLPRPSTSHAAAYEVQELPSTSRETKGSLEQPQTSQIEDSALGDASTEAGTSTANTGEAPEYAPGEDALARIRRLIAEGGMTAVVQREQSTTMASMGGFGNNIIVSHRIHRGSQTGAGAVAGRPSSSDPVLAVSTASPSACPINSLRLSLEHPPAPSEPHPGPVWGLPSLSQPQPPGLASEGEGASLSVAMDIDDVFEGAGRLDDSEPGPSSSLLFSSSSSSSSRGSYHSSTGRNGNNNNNGSSSRDNYPGDPYSR; the protein is encoded by the exons GGCAGTGAGAGCTGGTTCACGGAGAGCAACGTGGCCATTGCCTCGCTAGCCTTCCACCCCACTGCCCAGCTCCTCCTCATCGCAACCAATAACGAGCTCCACTTCTGGGACTGGAGCCGGCCCGAGCCCTTCGCCGTGGTCAAAACCGGCAGCGAGACTGAAAGAGTCAG GTTGGTGAGGTTTGATCCTTTGGGGCACAATCTTCTGACTGCTACTGTGAACCCCTCCAACCAGCAG AATGATGATGACTCTGAGGTCCCCATGGACAGCGTGGAGATGCCACACTTCCGCCAGCGCTCCTTCCTGCCATCCCAGCCCGTACGCCGCACGCCCATCCTCCACAACTTCCTGCACATCCTGTCGTCGCGCTCGTCGGGGGCGGATGCGTCACGCCCTGGCGGGGAGGTCAGCGGCGTGCCCCCCAGCATGCCTTTGGGGCAGTACCCAGCCTCACAGGACCGCGGACTGCCCTTCCCAGGCTGCACCCAGCACCTGGGCATGGTGTGCCTCTGCAGCCGCTGCACGGCCAACCGCAGCCCCTCTCTGGGCGAGGGGACCTCCTCCAGGCCTGTGGTCCTCCCTGAGCACCCTCAGCCGGCCCCCCACGCCTCCACCTTTTCCTCGGCCCATACGGAGCCCCGGCAGCCTTCAGAGCCCAGTGGGGCCCAACAGCGGCCCTCTGCCTTCACTACGGTTTACTACAGCGCTGGCAGCTCCCTGCACCGCGCCGTGCCTACCGCCCACATGGCCAGCCCGCCCCTGAGCCAGCAGCCTCCGCCGCCGCCACCCACCAGCCACCAACCCCCCTCCCGCCCACTGCCCGGACCCGACTGGACACGCAGCCTGCTGAATATGAGAGGCTCAGAGAGCAGGGCTGGAGGGAGTGAAGGTGGGGTGAGCGGGGGAGGTGGTGTCGAGGGCGGGATGCTGCCCCCCCGAACCAGCTCGTCCTCCGTCAGCCTGCTGTCAGTGCTCCGGCAGCAGGACGGCTCCTCCCAGTCCCCTGTCTACACCTTCCCCCCGCAGCCGAGCTCCGAACCTGGCTCTGGCCCCGTGGCCAATCagcgaggaggtggaggaggagcggGCACCAGCAGCGGGCACCACCCTTTCTGGGACGGCACGCGCAGCAACCCGACCTCGTTCCGCAACGTGCTCCAGTGCAACCTGAGCCGCTACTTCATGGAGTTCGACCGCATGCAGGACCTGGAGTCGCCGCTGGGGGGCGTCGGTGGAGGAGAGGGCAGCCAGGAGCAGACGCAGGAGCTGCTCAACAACAACATGGACCCGGAGAGACCCGGGCCATCCTCCTCCCACTATCAGCCCCAGCCGCCCCCACCAACCACAGCCGAGAACAACCCCCCTCCCTCAAATGCGGCCCACTCCTCCCGGGGCCACCTGAACCGCTGCCGGGCCTGCCACAACCTGCTCACCTTCAACCACGACTCCCAACGCTGGGAGCGCACCAGCCCAGCCTCCTCCACCTCCGCTGTCGCCACCCAGGAGGGCTCCAGCTCTCCCTGGCAGCAGCCCCCCAGCCCTGCCTATGAAGAAACCCATGTGTCACCACGGAGGCGGGAGCCCCAACCCCAGCCACCAGAGCGGGAGAGGAGGATAACCCAGCCCCCGGAGCCCAGCGAGCGGCAGCCCTCCCCAGGCCCTCATGGTGCGGCCATGCCCTTCCCCACCATCGCGTCGTCCACTGCCCAGCCCGGGGAGCAGACGGTGGGCCTGGTGTACAACCAGGAGACGGGCCAGTGGGAGCGCGTCTACCGCCAGGCCGCCTCCAGCCACTCCGCTGTTGCCGACGCACCGCCAGAGGCCTTAAGCCAAGAAATGCCTGTGGATAACCCGGACGAGGACTCTCTGAGGAG AAGGCTGTTGgagtcctccctcctctctctctcccgctacgaCATGGGAGGATCCAGAGACCACCCCATCTACCCAGACCCTGCCAG GTTGTCACCGGCTGCGTACTATGCCCAGAGAATGATCCAGTACCTGTCGAGGCGGGACAGTATCCGCCAGCGCTCGCTGCGCTACCAGCAGAACCGACTGAGGACCCTCTCCTCCTCGTCGGACAGCCCTGCCGGCAACCCCTCGGCCGCTATGGAGAACAGCGACGTGGACTTTGAGGAGCTAGA tgacaACGGAGACCGGACGAGGCACAGAACACCACGCAACGCCAGGATGTCTGCACCTTCGCTGGGGCGCTTCGTTCCTCGGCGGTTTCTTTTGCCTGAGTACCTGCCCTACGCTGGGATCTTCCACGAGAGGGGACAGCCTGGCCTGGCCACCCACTCCTCTGTCAATAGGGTCCTAGCAG GTGCCTCCATCGGGGACGGCCAGTCGGCAGTGGCCAGCAACATAGCCAACACCACTTACCGGCTGCAGTGGTGGGACTTCACCAAGTTCGACCTACCGGAGATCAGCAACG CCTCTGTGAATGTGCTGGTGCCAAACTGTAAGATCTACAACGACGCCAGCTGTGACATCTCGGCGGACGGGCAGCTCCTGGCAGTGTTCATACCCAGCAGCCAGCGGGGCTTCCCTGACGAGGGCATCCTGGCTGTGTACTCCCTGGCCCCTCACAACCTGGGGGAGGTGCTCTACACCAAAAGATTTG GTCCCAATGCCATCTCGGTGAGCCTGTCTCCCATGGGCTGCTACGTGATGGTGGGCCTGGCCTCCCGCAGGATCCTGCTGCATCCCTCCACCGACCACATGGTGGCGCAAGTGTTCCGGCTGCAGCAGCCCCATGGTGGAGAGACCTCCATcagg ATGGTGTTCAACGTGGTCTACCCCATGGCTCCAGACCAGCGGCGGCATGTCAGCATCAATTCAGCCAGATGGCTTCCAGACCCGGGGATGGGCCTGGCCTACGGGACCAACAAAGGAGACCTGGTCATCTGCAGGCCCGT GTTCTACCGTAGTGACGGAGAGAGCCCGGCCGACGCAAGCGCAGAGCCCATATTCACAGTCAACAACAGTGGTGGTGGAACCAGCAGGACCCGCAGTACAGATCGACCAGG GGCCCCCAGTCGCTCCAGCTGGAGACTTGACAGAGACATGGGTCTGATGAACGCAATTGGCCTCCAGCCCCGACACCCCGCCCCCTCTGTGACCTCACAGGGCACTCAGACGCCCATCGTCCAGCTGCAGAACGCAGAGACGCAGACAGAGCGGGACCTCCCCAGGCCCAGCACCTCCCACGCTGCTGCTTATG AAGTCCAAGAGCTCCCGTCCACGAGCCGCGAGACCAAGGGGAGCCTAGAGCAGCCACAAACCAGCCAGATCGAGGACAGTGCCCTGGGAGATGCCTCAACAGAAGCCGGCACCTCCACAGCCAACACCG GCGAGGCCCCAGAGTATGCCCCAGGAGAGGACGCCCTGGCGCGGATCCGCCGGCTCATCGCAGAGGGCGGCATGACGGCAGTGGTCCAGCGGGAGCAGAGCACCACCATGGCCTCCATGGGTGGGTTTGGCAACAACATTATCGTCAGCCACCGCATCCACCGCGGCTCCCAGACAGGGGCGGGCGCCGTAGCTGGGCGGCCCAGCAGCAGTGACCCCGTTCTGGCCGTCTCTACAGCCTCCCCTTCCGCCTGCCCCATCAACTCCCTGCGTCTCAGCCTGGAGCACCCCCCTGCTCCCTCAGAGCCTCACCCAGGCCCGGTGTGGGGTCTGCCCTCCCTCTCTCAACCACAACCCCCCGGCCTAGCCTCGGAGGGTGAGGGGGCCAGTCTCTCAGTGGCCATGGACATCGACGACGTGTTTGAAGGAGCTGGCCGACTGGATGATTCTGAGCCAGGCCCCTCTTCCTCCctgctcttctcctcctcttcctcttcttcctctcgcGGCTCTTACCACTCCAGCACCGGCAGAAAcggcaacaataacaacaatggCAGTAGCAGCAGAGATAATTACCCAGGCGACCCTTACAGCAGGTAG